Within Candidatus Poribacteria bacterium, the genomic segment CATCTTCGGCGCTAACATCGGCACGACCATCACCGCTCAGCTCATAGCCTTTAAGCTCACGAGATATGCCCTGCCGATAGTGACGATCGGATTCGTGATGAATTTCGTGGGGAAACGGGATTTTATAAAATATCTCGGGCAGTTCTTCATAGGATTCGGCATACTTTTCCTGGGATTGCAGATCATGACGTCCGTTACCAAACCGTTGGCACACAACGAATCCGTCAGACGCATGTTCATAATATACAGCCATAATCGATTCTTGGGAGTGATCATCGGGTTTGCCATAACTGCGATCGTTCAGAGCAGCAGTGCCACCGTCGGGTTAGTTCAGACATTGGCAGGGGTCGGCCTGATAGATCTGCGCGGGGCGATACCTCTGATACTCGGCGATAACATCGGAACCTGCGTTACAGCACTCATAGCCAGTATCGGCGGGAACATATCGGCGAAACGGGCCGCCATAGCCCATATCATGTTCAACATAATAGGCACCCTCATAGTGATAGCTGTGCTGCCGCTATACATGGTGGTCATACAGAAAACCTCCGATGATCCCATGAGACTGGTGGCAAACGCCCACTCCATCTTCAACATCATGAACACCCTGATCTTCTTGCCTTTCGCGGGGATCTACGCGAGATTGATCCAGAGGATCATACCCGGTAAAGAGAAAGTGGTGGAGATCGGCCCGAAATTCCTGGATAAGGGATCTCTTAGGGTTCCTCCGGCCGCCATCAATCAGGTGATGAGGGAGCTGGTGAGGATGCTGAGGCTGACGAAGGAGATGGTGGACGACGCGATGAGAGCCTTTTTCAACGATAACCTCAGAGATCTTGAGCTCGTGCCACAACAGGAGGAGGCGACCGACCTGCTGCAGAGGGATATAACCGAATATCTGGCCGAGCTCTCTCAGAGACAGCTCAGCGAGAGCGAATCCAAAAAGATCCCCCTCCTCATACATTCGGTCAACGACATCGAAAGGATAGGTGACCTGGCCGAGAACCTGATGGAGCTCGCTCAGAAAAAGATCAATCAGAAATTGCCCTTTAGCGATCAGGCGATAGAGGAGATCAGGATCGAATACGAGGAGGTTACGAGGATGATAGAGGATGTGCTAGAGGCTCTCGAAAAGGACGATATCTCAGCGGCGCATAAGGCCTTATCCCGTGAGGATAAGATAAACGAGTTGACGGAACGGTTCCAGCAATCCCATGTCAAAAGGCTCGAGGAGGGAATATGCGTCGTGAAATCGGGTCTGGTCTTCCTGGATATACTTCATAACTTCGAGAAGATCGGCGATCACCTGACGAACATAGCGGGAGCGATCGTGAGGGGGATGTGAGATGCAGAATGTAGAACTGGAGGCACGTGTGGACAGAATCGAGATGGCCCTGGAGAGGCTTGCCCATGAAGTCGAGGAAACCTCCCGGTCCGTGAGGCTCCTCTCCCTGGAAACACGGACCTTTGAAAATGAAATGCGAGCCTTCAAAGAGGAGATGCTCGCATTTAAAGAGGAGATGCGCTCGTTCAAGGATGAGATGAACAAACGGTGGGGGGATCTTGCCAATAGACTCGGTACGCTCGTGGAGGATATCGTCGCACCGGCATTTCCCGATGTGATCAAGAGGAGGTTCGACCTGGAGCTGGAAGATATGATGGTCAGGAGGAAAAAGAGAAGAGGAGAGCTGAGGGAGGAGTTCGATGTGATAGGAGTCGGAGATGGCAAGGTCTTCGTCGTGGAGGTCAAGAGTCGATATAAGCCCGGAGATGTGGATCAGTTCTCGGAAAAGCTGAGAAGGTTCAAGCGGCTTTTCCCAGAGTATGAGGGAAAGGAGATCATCGGGATCATAGCATCGTTATATCTGGATGAGGGAGTGGTGGGGTATGCCACCACA encodes:
- a CDS encoding Na/Pi cotransporter family protein, with product MTQVFTVLGGLALFIYGVQLMGQGLQKAAGDRMRRILGALTVSPLTGTLVGAFVTAIIQSSSATTVMVVGFVNAGLMTLKQAVGVIFGANIGTTITAQLIAFKLTRYALPIVTIGFVMNFVGKRDFIKYLGQFFIGFGILFLGLQIMTSVTKPLAHNESVRRMFIIYSHNRFLGVIIGFAITAIVQSSSATVGLVQTLAGVGLIDLRGAIPLILGDNIGTCVTALIASIGGNISAKRAAIAHIMFNIIGTLIVIAVLPLYMVVIQKTSDDPMRLVANAHSIFNIMNTLIFLPFAGIYARLIQRIIPGKEKVVEIGPKFLDKGSLRVPPAAINQVMRELVRMLRLTKEMVDDAMRAFFNDNLRDLELVPQQEEATDLLQRDITEYLAELSQRQLSESESKKIPLLIHSVNDIERIGDLAENLMELAQKKINQKLPFSDQAIEEIRIEYEEVTRMIEDVLEALEKDDISAAHKALSREDKINELTERFQQSHVKRLEEGICVVKSGLVFLDILHNFEKIGDHLTNIAGAIVRGM